One genomic window of Aliiroseovarius sp. M344 includes the following:
- a CDS encoding efflux RND transporter periplasmic adaptor subunit: MRNGLKLVLITLPIAMVGAGILAFVISNSAPPKQIELAERASAVRVITAETRVISPKLVGFGVVSPARTFDAIAEVGGKIEYVNPALRDGQILPAGSVLLRLSPTDFNLAIAQANANIRAAEARLAEFEVSEANQRAALEIEREALALKASELARADTLFKAGTMTQTARDGARSAHLAQRQKVQGIEGTLALLPTQRAVQTEQIALYRTNLETAQLNLERSEMTLPFIARVATHSVEVGQFLKVGQSAATLDGVNQAEVVVQVSLDSFRRLVTSRQSGTANLPLDPAQMTETLHGLGLTARVRLRLGDEVVSWNATVDRISDGIDPKTGTVGVVVQVNNAYGQSGSGNRPPLTKGMFVDVTLSSAPVTGIVLPRSALRDGQVFIADPDNRLRIVPVKPLLVQGGIAIFNNDITEGSKVVLTPPIPVIKGALLDPHPDTELMRILLEKDLSE; the protein is encoded by the coding sequence ATGAGAAACGGTCTTAAATTGGTCCTGATCACCCTTCCTATCGCGATGGTCGGGGCTGGCATACTGGCCTTTGTCATATCAAACAGTGCGCCTCCGAAGCAGATAGAGCTTGCCGAGCGCGCCAGCGCAGTGCGTGTGATCACCGCCGAAACACGGGTAATTTCACCAAAACTTGTCGGTTTCGGTGTCGTCTCCCCTGCCCGCACCTTTGATGCAATTGCCGAGGTCGGTGGCAAGATTGAATATGTAAACCCTGCGCTGCGCGACGGGCAGATCCTACCTGCCGGTTCTGTGTTGCTACGGCTATCGCCCACTGATTTTAATCTTGCTATCGCGCAGGCCAACGCGAATATCCGCGCCGCCGAAGCGCGTCTTGCTGAATTTGAGGTGTCAGAAGCGAACCAGCGCGCCGCCCTTGAAATTGAACGCGAGGCGTTGGCGTTGAAGGCATCCGAACTGGCCCGTGCTGATACATTGTTCAAGGCAGGGACCATGACACAAACGGCCCGCGACGGCGCTCGTTCAGCACATCTGGCGCAGCGGCAAAAGGTGCAAGGTATCGAAGGCACGCTTGCGCTTCTTCCGACCCAGCGTGCGGTGCAAACCGAACAGATCGCGCTTTATCGAACTAACTTGGAAACTGCGCAACTGAACCTTGAACGCAGTGAAATGACGCTGCCCTTTATCGCACGCGTGGCCACACACTCGGTCGAAGTTGGGCAATTCCTGAAAGTCGGTCAGTCCGCCGCCACTTTGGACGGTGTCAATCAAGCCGAGGTCGTCGTTCAGGTTTCCTTGGACAGCTTTCGCCGCCTGGTAACGTCGCGCCAATCCGGGACCGCCAACTTGCCACTGGATCCTGCGCAGATGACCGAAACGCTGCATGGGTTGGGGTTGACCGCGCGGGTGCGATTGCGTCTGGGCGACGAAGTGGTGAGTTGGAACGCAACCGTGGACCGGATCAGCGATGGCATTGATCCAAAAACCGGTACGGTCGGCGTGGTTGTGCAGGTCAACAACGCCTATGGCCAGTCCGGGAGCGGCAACCGTCCACCGCTCACCAAGGGCATGTTTGTCGACGTTACGCTAAGTTCTGCGCCGGTCACGGGCATTGTTCTACCGCGCAGCGCTCTGCGTGACGGACAAGTATTTATCGCCGACCCCGACAACCGACTGCGCATTGTCCCGGTTAAGCCGCTGCTGGTGCAAGGCGGGATCGCCATCTTTAACAACGATATTACTGAAGGCAGCAAAGTTGTCCTGACCCCACCCATCCCAGTGATCAAGGGCGCTTTGCTGGATCCGCACCCAGACACCGAATTGATGCGCATCCTTCTCGAAAAGGATTTGTCAGAATGA
- a CDS encoding ABC transporter substrate-binding protein produces the protein MTKFVRSLTAAAVVATMASAAYAENTVRVAYDADPVSLDPHEQLSGGTLQLSHMVFDPLVRWTQDLQFEPRLAESWEQIDDTTMRFKLKSGVKFHSGNMLTAKDVDWTFDRLKSSDDFKGIFAQFTDVEVIDDMTFDLKTSEPYPLVLHTATYIFPMDSAYYTGMTDDGKDKGEIVKHGDSFASRNVSGTGPYTISEREQGVKVVFNRFADYWDADSKGNVDTIVLTPIKEDPTRVAALLSGDVDFIAPVPPTDLQRVADAEGVDLITMPGTRIITFQMNQNRVEAFKDARVRQAIDYAVNNAGIVDRIMRGFGTVGAQASPAGYLGHDPALTPRFDVEKAKALMADAGFADGFSITMMAPNNRYVNDDKIAQAVASMLAQINIKVDLQTMPKAQYWPAFDERAADMMMIGWHADTEDSANFHQFLSACPDEATGNGQYNSGAYCNTEADELMKASNTETDPAKRAEMLQKLEGILYEEAAFIPLHWQDLAWGSKSGMNSGDIVNALNFPYFGDMVVE, from the coding sequence ATGACGAAATTTGTCAGAAGCCTGACGGCTGCAGCCGTTGTGGCGACAATGGCGTCGGCAGCTTATGCCGAAAACACCGTCCGCGTCGCCTATGACGCTGACCCGGTCTCGCTGGACCCGCACGAGCAGCTTTCGGGCGGCACGTTGCAATTGTCGCACATGGTCTTTGACCCGCTGGTGCGCTGGACACAGGACCTTCAGTTCGAACCGCGCCTTGCCGAAAGCTGGGAGCAGATCGACGACACCACCATGCGCTTTAAGTTGAAGAGCGGTGTTAAGTTCCACTCGGGCAACATGTTGACCGCAAAAGATGTCGATTGGACCTTTGATCGCTTGAAGTCAAGTGACGACTTCAAAGGCATCTTTGCACAATTCACTGATGTTGAAGTGATCGACGATATGACGTTCGATCTGAAAACCTCAGAGCCCTATCCACTGGTGCTGCACACCGCGACGTACATCTTCCCGATGGACAGCGCGTATTACACCGGTATGACCGACGACGGCAAAGACAAAGGCGAGATCGTCAAGCATGGCGATAGCTTTGCATCGCGCAATGTTTCGGGCACAGGTCCTTACACCATCAGCGAACGCGAGCAGGGCGTGAAAGTCGTGTTCAACCGTTTCGCCGACTACTGGGATGCGGACAGCAAAGGCAACGTGGACACGATCGTCCTGACCCCGATTAAAGAAGACCCGACCCGTGTGGCCGCGCTTCTGTCGGGTGACGTTGACTTTATTGCGCCTGTTCCGCCGACCGATCTGCAACGTGTGGCAGATGCCGAAGGCGTTGACCTGATCACCATGCCGGGAACCCGGATCATCACCTTCCAAATGAACCAGAACCGCGTAGAAGCCTTCAAAGACGCACGCGTTCGTCAAGCCATTGACTATGCTGTGAACAACGCAGGTATCGTTGACCGCATCATGCGTGGCTTTGGCACTGTTGGCGCACAAGCGAGCCCGGCCGGTTATCTGGGCCATGACCCCGCTTTGACCCCACGTTTCGACGTGGAAAAAGCCAAGGCGCTGATGGCGGATGCAGGTTTTGCTGATGGTTTCTCGATCACCATGATGGCGCCGAACAACCGCTATGTGAACGACGACAAAATTGCACAGGCTGTTGCGTCGATGCTGGCGCAGATCAATATCAAGGTTGACCTGCAAACAATGCCGAAAGCGCAATACTGGCCCGCGTTCGATGAGCGCGCCGCTGATATGATGATGATTGGCTGGCATGCAGATACGGAAGATTCGGCTAACTTCCACCAGTTCCTGTCGGCATGTCCCGACGAAGCGACTGGTAACGGCCAGTATAATTCGGGTGCTTACTGCAACACCGAAGCAGACGAGCTGATGAAAGCCTCGAATACCGAGACTGACCCGGCGAAACGTGCTGAGATGCTGCAAAAGCTGGAAGGCATTCTGTACGAAGAAGCCGCCTTTATCCCGCTGCATTGGCAGGATCTGGCTTGGGGTTCAAAGTCGGGTATGAACTCGGGTGATATCGTGAATGCCCTGAACTTCCCTTACTTCGGTGACATGGTCGTCGAATAA
- a CDS encoding ABC transporter permease yields MSTETISPNTEPSRWSKIVNSNMAYSFRRNPVAVVSLIIFALIAIAAFFAPLIAPYDPYDPAQIDIMNSEYPPAWVNGALPEFILGTDDQGRDLWSTILYGTRLSLLIGICAVALQAFLGISIGLIAGYIGGRLDNLLMRMADIQLSFSTLMVAIIFLAVTQAMFGTETFNRYAVFFLIAVIGVAEWPQYARTVRATVLAEKKKEYVDSARVLGFGPGRIMVRHILPNSLSPIFVISTVQVANAIISEASLSFLGLGMPPSQPSLGSLISSGFDYIFSGSWWITVIPGVVLVILVLVINLLGDWMRDVLNPKLYKG; encoded by the coding sequence ATGAGCACCGAGACGATTTCCCCGAACACAGAGCCTTCGCGTTGGTCAAAAATCGTGAACTCGAACATGGCGTACAGTTTCCGGCGAAACCCGGTGGCTGTGGTTAGCCTGATCATCTTTGCATTGATCGCGATTGCAGCGTTCTTTGCGCCCTTGATTGCACCCTATGATCCATATGACCCGGCACAAATTGACATCATGAACTCGGAATATCCGCCGGCATGGGTCAATGGGGCGCTGCCCGAATTCATTCTGGGCACTGATGACCAGGGGCGCGACCTTTGGTCAACGATCTTGTATGGCACACGTCTTTCCTTGTTGATCGGGATCTGCGCCGTTGCGCTCCAAGCCTTCCTTGGCATCTCGATCGGCCTGATCGCAGGCTATATTGGCGGGCGGTTGGATAACCTGTTGATGCGGATGGCTGACATTCAGCTCTCGTTTTCAACGCTTATGGTTGCCATCATCTTTCTGGCGGTCACGCAAGCGATGTTCGGGACAGAAACGTTCAACCGTTACGCCGTGTTCTTCCTGATTGCGGTGATTGGCGTGGCTGAATGGCCGCAATATGCACGGACCGTGCGTGCCACGGTTCTGGCCGAGAAGAAGAAGGAATATGTCGACAGCGCCCGTGTGCTGGGCTTCGGGCCCGGACGGATCATGGTGCGTCACATTCTTCCCAATTCCCTGTCGCCGATCTTTGTCATTTCGACCGTTCAGGTGGCCAACGCGATCATTTCTGAGGCCTCTCTCAGCTTTCTTGGTTTGGGTATGCCGCCCAGCCAGCCGTCGCTTGGGTCGCTGATCTCATCCGGGTTTGACTACATCTTTTCAGGCAGCTGGTGGATTACAGTGATCCCCGGTGTTGTGCTGGTCATTCTTGTGCTGGTTATCAACCTGCTGGGCGACTGGATGCGTGATGTCCTGAACCCGAAACTTTATAAGGGGTAA
- a CDS encoding efflux RND transporter permease subunit — protein MIRFFAAHPTIANLLMILFLAAGLFVSPTLLRETFPRATPSEVEISVPYPGARPEEVETAICERIENAMSAVTGINQQACEARENSARAVVKMREGDDFQAFVADVKSEVDAITDFPDRAEAATIRPLGQTDFVASVAITGPKNRTDLKDYAEQVRTDMLRWGGIPKVDIRGFSTRELQINLHPGDLQKFGVSVSDIARAIQASSLDLPAGSLEAINETLLVRVAEERRDTATLAALIVRSSEQGGQVRLGDIADITEGFALDDDTILFDGEPAAILDITKTRAEDSLRTMDALKSYLDAERAQAPPGVTLEITADGVSVVRDRLTLVVVNGLQGLALVFLVLWLFFGFRFSFWVAMGLPVSFMGGVALMGLVGYSLNLMTTLGLLIVIGLLMDDAIVIAENIARLREKGRSALDAAVEGAAQVFPNVVASFGTTAMIFGSLAFLSGDLGAVLRVVPVVMLFVLMVSLVEAFLILPHHLIHSLEVSSHTTGVRVHVENAVTWTRDRVVGPLVDLTIRWRYAVAGASFAVLLIAASMLAGGYLKFTAFPELDGDTIVARVLLPQGTPISRTEQIVAQLEDGLNDVNATLTPEQPEGATLIRHVTVFYGFNRDAFETGAHVVTLSVDLLPSAKRVSTPDEIMELWRDTVGPVPDVISLKYAESTIGPAGIAIDLHLKGDDLGALKAASVELQNWLWQYQGVTSILDDLRPGKRELRVTLKDAAGPMGITAATVADQLRAAYLGTTISEMQIAGSLVEVTAQFGTQERGSHDVFDNFNITRADGSYVPLSVVAQVEIGQGYSRINREDGVRSVTVQGSIDTRTANANAIVSDTMTRFAPGLLERHPGVTLDVEGQNAEAGKTQQSMLKGFVIGLLGVFLLLSFLFRSYLEPIVVMLVIPLSLPGAIFGHMVMGLDFSMPSMLGFVALAGVVVNNSILLVDFIKHEHEGAQNVSQAAARAARARFRAIFLTTTTTTAGLLPILTETSLQAQILIPLVASLVFGLLSASLVVLFVLPAIYAILDDLHLSTLAKMKTA, from the coding sequence ATGATCCGTTTTTTCGCGGCTCACCCGACAATCGCCAATCTACTGATGATCCTGTTCCTGGCAGCTGGTCTGTTCGTCAGCCCAACGCTGCTGCGTGAAACGTTTCCACGCGCGACCCCGAGCGAAGTCGAGATCAGCGTACCCTATCCCGGCGCCCGGCCCGAGGAGGTCGAGACCGCCATTTGTGAGCGGATTGAAAACGCGATGAGTGCGGTGACAGGCATCAATCAACAGGCCTGTGAAGCGCGCGAGAACTCCGCGCGCGCGGTGGTTAAGATGCGCGAAGGCGATGACTTTCAAGCCTTTGTCGCCGACGTGAAATCAGAGGTCGACGCGATCACCGACTTCCCAGACCGCGCCGAGGCCGCCACGATTAGACCATTGGGACAGACCGACTTCGTCGCCTCCGTTGCGATCACTGGCCCCAAAAACCGCACCGACCTCAAGGACTACGCCGAGCAAGTGCGCACCGACATGCTGCGCTGGGGCGGCATCCCAAAGGTTGACATCCGCGGCTTTTCCACTCGTGAACTGCAAATCAATTTGCACCCCGGCGACTTACAGAAATTCGGTGTTTCTGTCTCAGATATCGCACGGGCCATTCAGGCCAGCAGCTTGGATCTGCCGGCTGGAAGCCTAGAAGCCATTAATGAAACACTTCTGGTCCGTGTGGCCGAGGAGCGGCGCGATACCGCCACTCTGGCCGCGTTGATCGTCCGGTCGTCTGAACAGGGCGGGCAAGTGCGCTTGGGTGACATCGCCGATATCACCGAAGGGTTCGCGCTGGATGATGATACGATCCTGTTCGACGGCGAACCTGCCGCGATCCTTGATATCACCAAAACGCGCGCCGAAGACAGCCTGCGCACAATGGACGCGTTAAAATCCTATCTAGACGCCGAACGCGCACAGGCACCGCCCGGCGTGACGCTTGAGATCACGGCTGACGGTGTTTCTGTTGTGCGGGACCGGCTTACCTTGGTGGTGGTCAACGGACTACAGGGGCTTGCGTTAGTATTCCTTGTACTTTGGCTCTTCTTCGGGTTCCGGTTTTCCTTCTGGGTCGCGATGGGTCTGCCTGTGTCATTCATGGGCGGCGTCGCTTTGATGGGCTTGGTCGGATACTCGCTGAACCTCATGACAACGCTGGGCCTGCTGATCGTGATCGGACTTCTGATGGACGACGCCATCGTGATCGCTGAAAATATCGCCCGTTTGCGTGAAAAGGGTCGAAGCGCACTGGACGCCGCTGTTGAAGGCGCTGCACAGGTATTTCCCAACGTGGTCGCCTCGTTCGGCACGACGGCAATGATTTTCGGGTCACTTGCTTTTCTGTCCGGTGACCTCGGCGCGGTGCTGCGCGTTGTCCCCGTAGTGATGCTGTTTGTCCTGATGGTATCACTGGTCGAGGCATTCTTGATCTTGCCGCACCACCTGATCCACAGTTTGGAGGTGTCCAGTCACACCACCGGTGTTCGGGTGCATGTCGAAAATGCGGTGACGTGGACGCGCGACCGGGTTGTCGGTCCATTGGTCGATCTGACAATCCGCTGGCGATATGCTGTTGCGGGCGCAAGCTTCGCGGTGCTGCTCATTGCAGCCAGTATGTTGGCAGGCGGGTATCTGAAGTTCACCGCTTTCCCAGAACTGGATGGCGATACCATCGTGGCGCGTGTGCTGCTGCCTCAAGGCACTCCCATCTCGCGCACAGAGCAGATCGTAGCTCAGTTAGAAGACGGTCTGAACGACGTAAATGCCACCCTGACACCCGAACAACCCGAAGGCGCGACCCTGATCCGTCATGTCACGGTCTTTTATGGCTTCAATCGGGATGCCTTTGAAACTGGCGCCCATGTGGTGACGCTCAGCGTTGATCTGCTGCCGTCTGCCAAGCGGGTCAGCACGCCAGACGAAATCATGGAGCTTTGGCGCGACACGGTCGGACCAGTGCCCGACGTGATCAGCTTGAAATATGCAGAATCCACCATAGGCCCCGCCGGGATCGCAATCGACTTGCATCTGAAGGGCGATGATCTGGGTGCACTCAAAGCCGCCTCGGTCGAGCTGCAAAACTGGCTTTGGCAATACCAAGGCGTGACGTCCATCTTGGATGACCTTCGTCCGGGCAAGCGCGAATTGCGCGTCACGCTTAAAGATGCCGCCGGACCGATGGGAATCACCGCTGCGACGGTCGCGGATCAATTGCGAGCGGCCTATCTGGGCACCACAATCAGCGAAATGCAGATCGCAGGCAGCCTTGTTGAAGTAACCGCTCAATTCGGCACGCAAGAACGTGGCAGTCACGATGTTTTTGACAATTTCAACATCACCCGCGCTGACGGCTCTTATGTGCCGCTGTCGGTCGTGGCTCAGGTCGAGATTGGTCAGGGTTACAGCCGCATCAACCGCGAGGACGGTGTCCGCAGTGTTACCGTTCAGGGCTCAATCGACACGCGCACCGCAAATGCCAATGCCATCGTTAGCGATACGATGACCCGGTTTGCCCCCGGCCTGTTGGAGCGCCACCCCGGCGTAACCCTTGATGTCGAAGGTCAGAATGCCGAAGCAGGGAAAACACAGCAATCCATGCTCAAAGGCTTTGTGATCGGGCTTTTGGGTGTATTCCTGCTGCTTAGTTTCCTGTTCCGATCTTACCTTGAGCCGATCGTGGTGATGCTGGTCATTCCACTTTCCCTGCCCGGCGCGATCTTTGGCCATATGGTGATGGGATTGGATTTCTCGATGCCCAGCATGTTGGGGTTCGTCGCGCTTGCTGGGGTTGTTGTGAACAACTCGATTCTGTTGGTGGATTTTATCAAACACGAACACGAAGGCGCACAAAACGTATCTCAGGCTGCGGCCCGTGCGGCACGAGCACGTTTCAGAGCAATTTTTCTCACCACCACCACCACGACTGCAGGACTATTGCCCATCCTGACGGAAACGAGTCTGCAAGCACAGATTCTTATCCCATTGGTGGCCAGCCTAGTCTTCGGCCTGCTCAGCGCCAGCCTTGTGGTCCTGTTCGTTCTTCCCGCCATTTACGCCATACTGGATGACCTTCACCTCAGCACACTGGCAAAAATGAAAACGGCTTGA
- a CDS encoding ABC transporter permease has protein sequence MFAYLVKRVFQAIAVMFVISLIAFAIQGNLGDPLRELVGQSVSEEVRQQLRDELGLNDSFMTQYLRFAGNALQGDLGTSYFFKEPALDVIMKKLPATLELVLGATIIIIGLSIPLGVYTAIKPDTILSRIIMGLSIIGISVPVFLTAILMIFVFSVNYGWFPSFGRGDVVQVWGYWETNFATADGWMHIILPSIALASIMLPLFVRLIRAEMMEVLQSEYVKYAVAKGIRPWRIYFVHALKNTLLPVITVGGVQIGTMVAYTILTETVFQWPGMGFMFLEAVNRVDTPLIVAYLIVVGFIFVVTNTIVDLIYGLVNPTVNLARMGA, from the coding sequence ATGTTTGCCTATCTCGTGAAGCGAGTTTTTCAGGCGATTGCCGTGATGTTCGTCATCTCGCTGATTGCCTTTGCCATCCAGGGCAATCTTGGCGACCCGCTGCGCGAGTTGGTTGGCCAGTCTGTATCCGAAGAAGTTCGTCAGCAGCTGCGCGATGAACTCGGCCTGAACGACAGTTTCATGACGCAGTACCTGCGCTTTGCCGGAAATGCGCTTCAGGGGGATCTGGGCACATCCTATTTCTTTAAAGAACCGGCGCTTGATGTGATCATGAAGAAATTACCTGCGACGTTGGAATTGGTTCTGGGTGCCACGATCATCATCATCGGGCTTTCGATCCCACTTGGCGTCTATACCGCTATCAAACCCGATACGATCTTGAGCCGCATCATCATGGGCCTGTCGATCATCGGCATTTCGGTGCCAGTATTTCTGACCGCCATTCTAATGATCTTCGTATTCTCAGTGAACTATGGCTGGTTTCCGTCCTTCGGGCGCGGTGATGTCGTGCAGGTGTGGGGGTACTGGGAGACCAACTTCGCAACTGCAGACGGGTGGATGCACATCATTTTGCCTTCTATCGCGCTGGCATCGATCATGCTGCCGCTTTTTGTCCGCCTGATCCGTGCGGAAATGATGGAGGTGCTTCAATCAGAGTATGTGAAATACGCGGTTGCCAAGGGCATTAGGCCATGGCGCATCTATTTCGTGCATGCGTTGAAAAACACGTTGTTGCCGGTGATCACCGTTGGCGGTGTGCAGATCGGCACCATGGTGGCCTATACCATCCTGACCGAGACCGTGTTCCAGTGGCCGGGCATGGGCTTTATGTTTCTTGAGGCTGTGAACCGCGTCGATACCCCGCTGATCGTTGCTTATCTGATCGTCGTCGGGTTCATCTTCGTTGTAACCAACACGATCGTCGACCTGATCTATGGACTGGTCAACCCAACCGTTAATCTGGCGAGGATGGGCGCATGA
- a CDS encoding TetR/AcrR family transcriptional regulator, with product MRARKPSGDRKAEILDATLKLAFEVGPDHVTTGKIAAQLGLTQPAIYKHFPRKEDIWQAATEKLCAGISENTRIGTQPDRPPLDCLRGLVLGHLRLVTEFPALPEIMVTRDPTGRLTDARRRIQAAMNDLRAAMTLCLEKLRPVGGLRTEDCVTLLFGVIQSLVLRLIVSRDPSQLVDQGERLLDLQLSLLKLEGDPQ from the coding sequence ATGAGGGCGCGAAAGCCATCCGGGGACCGCAAGGCCGAAATCCTTGATGCGACCCTAAAGCTGGCTTTTGAGGTCGGTCCCGATCACGTGACAACGGGCAAAATCGCTGCGCAACTTGGATTGACGCAGCCGGCAATTTACAAACACTTCCCCAGGAAAGAAGACATATGGCAGGCCGCCACCGAAAAACTGTGTGCTGGTATCTCTGAAAACACCAGAATCGGCACCCAGCCTGACAGGCCACCGCTGGATTGCCTCCGGGGTCTGGTTCTGGGTCATCTGCGTCTGGTCACAGAATTCCCCGCCCTACCGGAAATAATGGTTACCCGTGACCCAACCGGAAGGCTGACTGACGCACGCCGTCGTATACAGGCCGCGATGAACGATCTTCGCGCGGCAATGACCCTTTGCTTGGAAAAGCTTCGTCCGGTTGGCGGGTTGCGCACCGAAGACTGCGTGACGCTGCTGTTTGGCGTTATCCAAAGCCTCGTGTTGCGGCTCATTGTGTCCCGCGACCCCAGCCAGCTCGTCGATCAGGGCGAACGCCTTCTTGACCTGCAATTATCGCTCTTGAAGCTCGAAGGAGACCCTCAATGA